The Desulfotignum phosphitoxidans DSM 13687 genome has a window encoding:
- a CDS encoding efflux transporter outer membrane subunit, which translates to MNKRVLVLIAAFTCLVGGCTMAPEYTRPSAPIPLQWPKGEAYQDTAEPGALPVQELSRQTFFGNEPLLKLIELALENNRDLRLAALNVEKARALYGIQRAELFPALHATGAGAKEQRSLDLISPGEPRTVEQYNVGLSMAAWEIDFFGRVRSLEDQALEEYLATDAARQSVKIALVSQVATAYLTLAADRENLNLARSTLDSQQKAHDLIQRQYEVGVATELDLRRAEIPVETARRDVARFTQSVALTQNALNLLAGVTVPDDLLPKDLKTVQEPGTVLAVLSSDALLFRPDIIAAEHRLKSAYAVIGAARAAFFPRISLTTGIGTASDALSGLFSSGTGTWNFVPQVALPIFDARVRAAYRVSKAQRDIAVTQYEKTIQTAFREVADALAVQTMIDRQIAAQETLTQAVAKTYFLAKKRYENGIDSYLSVLDAQRSLYTQQQVFNTLLLQKSANQVRLYAVLGGGDE; encoded by the coding sequence ATGAATAAACGCGTACTGGTTTTGATTGCCGCATTCACCTGCCTGGTCGGCGGCTGCACCATGGCGCCCGAATATACCCGGCCCTCCGCGCCCATTCCTTTGCAATGGCCAAAAGGCGAGGCATATCAGGATACGGCGGAACCAGGGGCATTACCGGTCCAGGAACTTTCCCGGCAGACATTTTTCGGGAATGAACCGCTTTTGAAACTCATTGAACTGGCCCTGGAAAACAACCGGGACCTGCGCCTGGCCGCGTTAAATGTGGAAAAAGCCCGGGCCCTTTACGGGATTCAAAGAGCGGAACTTTTTCCGGCACTCCATGCCACGGGCGCCGGTGCCAAAGAACAGCGATCCTTGGATCTGATCAGCCCGGGTGAGCCCAGAACCGTGGAACAATACAATGTGGGACTGAGCATGGCTGCCTGGGAAATCGATTTTTTCGGCCGGGTCCGCAGCCTGGAAGACCAGGCCCTGGAAGAATATCTGGCCACGGATGCGGCCCGTCAAAGTGTCAAGATTGCGCTGGTGTCCCAGGTGGCAACCGCATACCTGACCCTTGCGGCAGACCGGGAAAATCTCAACCTGGCCCGATCCACACTGGATTCCCAGCAAAAAGCCCATGATTTGATCCAGCGGCAGTATGAGGTGGGAGTCGCCACGGAACTGGACCTGCGCCGGGCTGAAATTCCCGTGGAAACCGCCCGCAGAGACGTGGCCCGTTTCACCCAGTCTGTGGCTCTGACCCAAAACGCGCTCAATCTTCTGGCCGGCGTTACCGTGCCGGATGATCTTCTGCCCAAAGACCTGAAAACCGTTCAGGAACCCGGAACCGTTCTTGCGGTCCTTTCTTCCGATGCACTGCTGTTCCGGCCGGATATCATAGCGGCGGAACACCGGTTAAAAAGTGCGTATGCGGTTATCGGTGCGGCCCGGGCCGCATTTTTCCCGCGCATCTCTCTGACCACCGGCATCGGCACGGCCAGTGATGCCCTGTCCGGTCTTTTCAGTTCCGGAACCGGCACATGGAATTTTGTGCCCCAGGTGGCTTTGCCGATTTTTGATGCCCGGGTCCGGGCTGCCTACCGGGTCAGCAAAGCCCAGCGGGACATTGCCGTCACCCAGTATGAAAAAACCATCCAGACCGCATTCAGGGAAGTGGCGGATGCCCTGGCTGTCCAGACCATGATCGACCGGCAGATCGCTGCCCAGGAAACACTGACACAGGCGGTGGCAAAAACCTATTTTCTGGCAAAAAAGCGCTATGAGAATGGAATCGACAGCTACCTGAGCGTTCTGGATGCCCAGCGGTCCCTTTATACGCAGCAGCAGGTGTTCAACACCCTTTTGCTGCAAAAAAGTGCCAACCAGGTACGGCTCTATGCCGTACTGGGCGGCGGAGATGAGTAG
- a CDS encoding efflux RND transporter permease subunit, translating into MLSRFFLDRPVFAWVIAIVMMTAGGLAIYNLPVSQYPQIAPPAIAIDAFFPGASAETVENTVTQVIEQKMTGLDDMLYLSGTSSSSGTSRVELTFAPGTDPDIAWSKVQNKLQLAMASLPDVVQRSGVKVSKSTQNWLIIVGLISEDGSMSGTDLRDYAQSSLEKILSRVPGVGEVENFGSQYAMRVWVNPDQLTNYNLTMEDVIAALKSYNVEVSAGQLGGAPAVEGQRMNAAIIVQHLLQTPEAFAAIPIRTNPDGSVIRIKDIGYTELGTERDDVVAEYNGKPSAAMAIRQAAGANALETANAVKSKLEEMSQYFPPGMKVIYPYDTTPFTKVSIEEVIKTLFEAIVLVVFVMYLFMGTFRATLIPTVAVPVVLLGTFGILGAFGFSINMLTMFGMVLAIGLLVDDAIVVVENVERIMAEEGLSPREATARSMDQITSALIGIGLVLSAVFGPMIFFPGSTGVIYRQFSVTVISSMMLSVVVALILTPVLCATFLKPIPKGHEPADGAVRFLRPFFRWFDRFFFRLRDLYVRLVGRVLAKRMRYLLAFVLIVAAMGYLFQRMPTGYLPDEDQGILLVQAMLPSGSTLEQTEAVMDKVRNHFLENETEAVESVMVVAGVSFGGDGQNMALAFVQLKDWALRERPDLKVDAVAGRAMGAFARYKEAMVFAFAPPPVIELGVATGFDLQLQDRSGLGHDKLMAARNQLLGMAAQDPRLINVRPNGMENVPEYYVDVDWDRAGALGVSINAIHNTISAAFGSAYVNDFIQAGRIKKVFVQADAPHRMLPKDLEKLYVRNNRGKMVPFSSFASGRWAMGSPKLERYNAFPSINIWGEPAPGKSSGEAMAAMEEIIAQLPDGIGYDWTALSYQERMAGSQAPLLYAFSIFVIFLCLAALYESWPIPIAILLTLPLGAIGGVIASSMRGMSNDVYFQIGLLITLGLTTKNAILIVQFARVRIDEGADLIAATLEAAKLRLRPIIMTSLAFGFGVVPLAIATGAGSGAQRAIGTGVLGGVVTSTLLVTLFAPLFYVLIYKALGKHRKRSNTAPAVAQISGGTSHE; encoded by the coding sequence ATGTTATCCAGATTCTTTCTTGACCGCCCCGTGTTTGCCTGGGTAATCGCCATTGTCATGATGACCGCCGGCGGTCTGGCCATCTACAACCTGCCCGTGTCCCAGTACCCCCAGATCGCCCCCCCGGCCATTGCCATTGATGCCTTTTTTCCCGGAGCGTCGGCGGAAACCGTGGAAAATACCGTCACCCAGGTGATCGAACAGAAAATGACCGGGCTCGATGACATGCTGTATCTGTCGGGCACCAGCTCTTCTTCCGGCACCTCCCGGGTGGAGCTGACCTTTGCCCCGGGAACGGACCCGGACATCGCCTGGTCCAAGGTGCAAAACAAGTTGCAGCTGGCCATGGCCAGTCTGCCGGATGTGGTGCAGCGCTCCGGTGTCAAGGTCAGCAAATCCACCCAGAACTGGCTGATCATCGTGGGCCTGATATCTGAAGACGGGAGCATGAGCGGCACGGACTTGAGAGACTATGCCCAGTCCAGTCTGGAAAAAATCCTGTCCCGGGTCCCGGGGGTGGGGGAAGTGGAAAATTTCGGGTCCCAGTATGCCATGCGGGTCTGGGTCAATCCGGACCAGCTCACCAATTACAATCTGACCATGGAAGATGTGATTGCCGCGCTGAAATCATACAATGTCGAGGTTTCCGCCGGTCAGCTGGGCGGAGCCCCTGCCGTGGAAGGCCAGCGCATGAACGCGGCCATCATTGTTCAGCATCTGCTCCAGACCCCGGAAGCGTTTGCCGCCATTCCCATCCGCACCAATCCGGACGGTTCCGTGATCCGGATCAAAGACATCGGGTACACGGAACTGGGAACGGAACGGGATGATGTGGTGGCGGAATACAACGGCAAACCCTCCGCTGCCATGGCCATCCGCCAGGCGGCCGGTGCCAATGCCCTGGAAACCGCCAATGCCGTCAAGTCAAAACTCGAAGAGATGAGCCAATATTTTCCTCCCGGCATGAAGGTGATTTATCCCTATGACACGACCCCTTTTACCAAGGTGTCCATTGAAGAGGTGATCAAAACCCTGTTTGAGGCCATTGTGCTGGTGGTGTTTGTGATGTATCTTTTTATGGGGACCTTCCGGGCCACATTGATACCCACCGTTGCCGTTCCCGTGGTGCTGCTGGGCACGTTCGGCATCCTGGGGGCGTTCGGGTTTTCCATCAATATGCTGACCATGTTCGGCATGGTGCTGGCCATCGGCCTTCTGGTGGATGACGCCATTGTGGTGGTGGAAAATGTCGAACGGATCATGGCCGAAGAAGGCCTGTCTCCCAGAGAGGCCACTGCCAGATCCATGGATCAGATCACCAGTGCTTTGATCGGCATCGGTCTGGTCCTCTCAGCCGTTTTCGGTCCCATGATCTTCTTTCCCGGTTCCACGGGTGTGATCTACCGCCAGTTTTCCGTGACCGTGATTTCCTCCATGATGCTTTCCGTGGTGGTGGCATTGATTCTGACACCGGTGTTGTGCGCCACGTTTTTAAAGCCCATCCCCAAAGGGCATGAACCTGCAGACGGGGCCGTCCGGTTTCTGCGCCCGTTTTTCCGCTGGTTTGACCGGTTTTTTTTCCGGCTCCGGGATCTGTATGTCCGGCTGGTGGGCCGGGTTCTGGCAAAAAGAATGCGTTATCTGCTGGCGTTTGTGCTGATTGTGGCGGCCATGGGATATCTGTTCCAGCGCATGCCCACAGGCTATCTGCCGGATGAGGATCAGGGCATCCTGCTGGTGCAGGCCATGCTGCCGTCCGGTTCCACCCTGGAACAGACCGAGGCGGTTATGGACAAAGTCAGGAATCATTTTCTGGAAAATGAAACCGAGGCCGTGGAATCGGTCATGGTGGTGGCGGGGGTCAGTTTCGGGGGGGATGGCCAGAACATGGCCCTGGCCTTTGTTCAGCTCAAAGACTGGGCCTTGCGTGAACGACCCGACCTCAAGGTCGATGCCGTGGCAGGCCGGGCCATGGGCGCTTTTGCCCGGTACAAGGAAGCCATGGTGTTTGCGTTTGCACCGCCCCCCGTCATCGAACTGGGCGTGGCCACGGGGTTTGATCTTCAACTGCAGGACCGGAGCGGACTGGGTCATGACAAACTCATGGCGGCCCGGAACCAGCTGCTGGGCATGGCGGCCCAGGATCCGCGCCTGATCAATGTCCGGCCCAACGGCATGGAAAATGTCCCGGAATATTATGTAGATGTGGACTGGGACCGGGCCGGGGCGCTGGGGGTTTCCATCAATGCCATCCACAACACCATATCCGCGGCGTTCGGCAGTGCCTATGTCAATGATTTTATTCAGGCCGGCCGGATCAAAAAGGTGTTTGTCCAGGCGGATGCCCCGCATCGAATGCTGCCGAAAGATCTGGAAAAACTGTATGTACGCAACAACCGGGGAAAGATGGTGCCGTTTTCCTCTTTTGCCTCGGGCCGCTGGGCCATGGGGTCCCCCAAACTGGAACGTTACAATGCATTTCCGTCCATCAATATCTGGGGTGAACCGGCGCCGGGAAAAAGTTCGGGCGAGGCCATGGCGGCCATGGAAGAGATCATTGCGCAACTGCCGGACGGCATCGGGTATGACTGGACGGCTCTGTCCTACCAGGAACGGATGGCCGGGTCCCAGGCCCCTTTGCTGTATGCGTTTTCCATTTTTGTGATCTTTTTGTGCCTGGCCGCTTTGTACGAAAGCTGGCCCATCCCCATTGCCATTTTGTTGACCCTGCCTTTGGGTGCCATCGGCGGGGTGATTGCTTCGAGCATGCGGGGAATGTCCAATGACGTGTATTTTCAGATCGGCCTGTTGATCACCCTGGGCCTGACCACCAAGAATGCGATTCTGATCGTGCAGTTTGCCCGGGTCCGCATCGACGAAGGCGCGGATCTGATCGCCGCCACCCTGGAAGCAGCCAAACTCAGACTGCGGCCCATCATCATGACGTCTCTGGCTTTCGGCTTCGGGGTGGTGCCCCTGGCCATTGCCACGGGTGCGGGTTCCGGGGCCCAGCGGGCCATCGGCACGGGGGTTCTGGGCGGGGTGGTGACCTCCACCCTGCTGGTCACGCTCTTTGCCCCGCTGTTTTATGTCTTGATCTACAAGGCTTTGGGCAAACATCGAAAACGCTCGAACACGGCCCCTGCCGTGGCACAGATATCCGGAGGAACGTCTCATGAATAA
- a CDS encoding efflux RND transporter periplasmic adaptor subunit: MQKCFKIQMIFLILFIWAGFTLTGCDQITRRLDPEKETKPESEEVRAVSVVTVATQKVTLTTELPGRTAPFRMAEIRPQVNGLILKRQFTEGANVTAGQVLYQIDPAPFQAALDNAEAALARAKANLAATRLRAERYETLLADNAVSRQSYDDAAAALTQVEADIAAWKATVKSARINLAYTRITAPISGRIGRSNVTEGAIVTAYQPLPLATIQQLDPIFVDVPQSTIELLRMKDSRDHAGEKDLNQVKILMEDGTAYPQDGTLQFSDVTVDPTTGSVIIRAVVPNPENRLLPGMFVRAQIMEGVDEHAILIPQQGVSRDAKGNPFALVVDENNRAAFRGLVLDRAIGDQWLVSSGITPGEKLIVEGLLMLRPGMAVAATPFDALSSQETPDASSQKKRDKGAL; the protein is encoded by the coding sequence ATGCAGAAATGTTTCAAAATCCAGATGATTTTTCTGATTCTGTTCATCTGGGCAGGATTCACATTGACAGGGTGTGATCAGATCACCCGCCGGCTTGATCCGGAAAAAGAAACCAAACCGGAATCAGAAGAAGTCCGGGCCGTTTCCGTGGTAACGGTGGCCACACAAAAGGTGACACTGACCACAGAACTGCCGGGACGAACCGCACCGTTCCGGATGGCGGAAATCCGGCCCCAGGTCAACGGCCTGATTTTAAAACGGCAGTTCACCGAAGGGGCCAATGTCACGGCCGGTCAGGTGCTGTACCAGATCGATCCGGCCCCGTTTCAGGCGGCCCTGGACAATGCCGAAGCCGCCCTTGCCCGGGCCAAAGCCAATCTGGCGGCCACCCGGCTGCGGGCTGAACGATATGAAACACTTCTGGCCGACAATGCCGTGAGCCGGCAGAGCTATGATGATGCCGCAGCCGCGCTCACCCAGGTGGAAGCGGATATTGCCGCCTGGAAAGCCACGGTGAAATCCGCCCGCATCAATCTGGCATACACCCGCATCACCGCACCCATTTCCGGCCGCATCGGCCGGTCCAATGTCACGGAAGGCGCCATTGTCACCGCGTACCAGCCCTTACCTCTTGCCACCATTCAACAGCTGGACCCCATTTTTGTGGATGTGCCCCAATCCACCATTGAATTGTTAAGAATGAAGGACAGCCGAGACCATGCCGGGGAAAAGGACCTGAACCAAGTGAAAATTCTGATGGAAGACGGCACGGCCTATCCCCAGGACGGGACCCTGCAATTTTCAGATGTGACTGTGGATCCCACCACGGGATCCGTCATTATCCGGGCCGTGGTTCCCAATCCGGAAAACAGGCTGCTGCCGGGCATGTTTGTCCGGGCACAGATTATGGAAGGCGTGGATGAACATGCCATTCTGATCCCCCAGCAGGGGGTTTCCCGGGATGCCAAAGGCAATCCCTTTGCACTGGTGGTGGATGAAAACAACCGGGCTGCGTTTCGCGGGCTGGTCCTTGACCGGGCCATTGGCGACCAGTGGCTGGTGTCCTCGGGTATCACACCTGGTGAAAAATTGATTGTCGAAGGACTGCTCATGCTGCGGCCGGGTATGGCCGTCGCCGCCACCCCGTTTGACGCGTTGTCGTCCCAGGAAACGCCCGATGCTTCGTCTCAAAAAAAGCGTGACAAAGGGGCATTGTAA
- a CDS encoding TetR/AcrR family transcriptional regulator — MPKQVKREDIIRTAMELLAAQGFHGAPMSMIAEKAGVGVGTIYRYFENRDILIKTIYQECEQRLVAFLTQDYPYGQPVRICFFHIAKGLVAYFTQNPMEFKYSEQFHYSPFGEAHRRNRIFKAAGQPDIFMELYERGLSQQVIKHLPPTVFFNLAFAPIAWSLRDHILEIAPIDDALAQVLAASCWDSVKK, encoded by the coding sequence ATGCCCAAACAGGTGAAGCGGGAGGATATTATCCGGACCGCAATGGAACTGCTCGCGGCCCAGGGGTTTCACGGGGCGCCCATGTCCATGATTGCCGAAAAAGCCGGCGTCGGAGTAGGCACCATATACCGCTATTTTGAAAACCGGGACATCCTGATCAAAACGATCTATCAAGAGTGTGAACAACGACTGGTGGCATTTTTAACCCAGGATTATCCTTACGGTCAGCCGGTCCGGATCTGTTTTTTTCATATTGCCAAAGGCCTGGTGGCTTATTTTACCCAAAACCCTATGGAATTCAAGTATTCCGAGCAATTTCACTACTCTCCTTTTGGTGAAGCCCATCGCCGGAACCGGATTTTTAAAGCGGCCGGACAGCCGGATATTTTCATGGAACTTTATGAAAGAGGTCTGTCCCAGCAGGTGATCAAACACCTGCCCCCAACGGTTTTCTTCAACCTGGCGTTTGCGCCGATTGCCTGGTCTTTGCGGGATCATATTCTGGAAATTGCACCCATTGATGATGCGCTTGCACAGGTGCTTGCCGCATCATGCTGGGACAGCGTAAAAAAATAA
- a CDS encoding LemA family protein, with translation MIKHMVRYMMLFLALGLISGCGYNTIQQNEETVFKAWGDVESSLQRRADLIPNLVETVKGYASHEKETLEAVIEARSKATSVQLSQEDLGSAEAMERLRQMQGSLSSALSRLMVVVERYPDLKASQNFLDLQNQLEGTENRINVARQRYNQAVENFNFSIRKFPNNLTNKLMLHLDRKQYFQAEDTAKSVPKVDFTQ, from the coding sequence ATGATTAAACATATGGTTCGTTACATGATGTTGTTTCTTGCACTCGGATTGATATCCGGTTGCGGATACAACACCATCCAGCAGAATGAAGAGACCGTGTTCAAGGCATGGGGAGATGTGGAATCCAGCCTGCAAAGACGGGCCGATCTCATCCCCAACCTGGTGGAGACGGTCAAAGGGTATGCGTCCCATGAAAAAGAAACCCTTGAAGCCGTGATTGAAGCCCGGTCCAAAGCAACTTCCGTTCAACTGTCCCAGGAGGATTTAGGAAGTGCGGAAGCCATGGAACGCCTCAGGCAGATGCAGGGTAGCCTTTCTTCCGCCCTGTCCCGGCTCATGGTGGTTGTGGAAAGATATCCGGATCTGAAAGCCAGTCAGAATTTTCTGGACCTTCAAAACCAGCTGGAAGGAACGGAAAACCGTATCAATGTGGCGCGTCAACGGTATAACCAGGCCGTGGAAAACTTTAATTTCTCCATCCGGAAATTCCCAAACAATCTGACCAACAAACTGATGCTCCATCTTGACAGAAAACAATATTTCCAGGCGGAAGACACGGCAAAAAGTGTCCCAAAGGTTGACTTTACCCAGTAA
- a CDS encoding TPM domain-containing protein has protein sequence MRKRYHIWLTGFLVFFFAVQAFALEVPKLKARVNDYANILSAATKNQLETVLSDLEQTDSTQIAVLTIPSLKGENIEEYAIQVAETWKIGQENLDNGAILIISKNDRKLRIEVGYGLEGTLTDLMAGRIIQNIIVPRFKTGNFDQGVMDGVQAMTQVVRGEFKAAENSRRPESGSARGQSGIFGLIVFFVLINMLGRIRRPLGALSGGLFFPILGAMFFNFGFLWLLLLIPIGAVGGLAMSFLGSPLSFNSSSTQSRHGGGFWLGGGGVGRGGFGGGGFGGFSGGGGGFGGGGASGGW, from the coding sequence ATGCGGAAAAGATATCATATATGGCTGACCGGTTTTTTGGTCTTTTTTTTCGCGGTCCAGGCATTCGCCTTGGAAGTGCCCAAGCTCAAAGCCCGGGTGAACGACTATGCGAACATACTGTCTGCCGCCACAAAAAATCAGCTGGAAACCGTACTCAGTGATTTGGAACAGACCGATTCCACACAGATTGCCGTACTGACGATTCCTTCTCTTAAAGGAGAGAATATCGAGGAATACGCCATCCAGGTGGCTGAAACCTGGAAAATCGGCCAGGAAAACCTGGATAACGGTGCCATCCTTATTATTTCCAAAAATGACCGCAAACTTCGCATTGAGGTGGGGTACGGCCTGGAGGGGACCCTGACCGATCTGATGGCCGGACGTATTATTCAGAATATTATTGTCCCCCGGTTTAAAACAGGCAATTTTGACCAGGGAGTGATGGACGGGGTACAGGCCATGACCCAGGTGGTCCGGGGAGAATTCAAGGCAGCAGAAAACAGCCGCCGTCCTGAATCCGGTTCTGCCCGGGGGCAATCAGGCATCTTTGGTTTGATTGTCTTTTTTGTTCTGATCAATATGCTGGGAAGAATCCGCCGGCCCTTAGGTGCCCTGTCCGGAGGTCTGTTTTTTCCCATCCTGGGGGCCATGTTTTTTAATTTTGGTTTTTTATGGCTCCTGCTGCTGATTCCCATAGGTGCGGTGGGCGGACTGGCCATGAGCTTTTTGGGCTCCCCGCTCAGCTTTAATTCGTCTTCTACCCAAAGCCGGCATGGCGGCGGATTCTGGCTGGGCGGCGGCGGTGTGGGAAGGGGCGGTTTCGGCGGGGGCGGTTTTGGCGGTTTTTCAGGAGGCGGCGGCGGTTTCGGCGGCGGCGGCGCTTCCGGGGGGTGGTAA
- a CDS encoding TPM domain-containing protein, with the protein MKSLAQQFLSDQDREKIIQTVREVELETAGEIVPMVVSRSYSYPMADVIGGMAFALPVSLILSYFIGAWLWIGNQNMWLFLGILTICFMVFHQTCKHLPWLKRMFISQREIEEEVKEAAMVSFLREGLYQTRDRTGILIFISVFERKVWILGDQGINTKVSKDQWDKIIRMITNGIQQKNQAAAICQAVKEAGQLLKTHFPIRSDDQNELKNLIVEQN; encoded by the coding sequence ATGAAATCTTTGGCGCAACAATTTTTGTCGGATCAGGACAGGGAAAAAATTATTCAAACAGTGAGGGAAGTGGAACTGGAGACCGCCGGTGAAATCGTTCCCATGGTGGTTTCAAGAAGCTATTCCTATCCCATGGCCGATGTCATCGGCGGAATGGCGTTTGCGCTTCCCGTGTCATTGATACTCAGCTATTTCATCGGTGCCTGGCTGTGGATCGGCAACCAGAACATGTGGCTTTTTTTGGGCATTTTAACCATCTGCTTCATGGTCTTTCACCAGACCTGCAAACACCTTCCATGGCTGAAGCGCATGTTCATCTCCCAGAGAGAAATCGAGGAGGAAGTCAAAGAGGCGGCCATGGTCAGTTTTCTTCGTGAGGGGCTGTATCAGACCCGGGACAGGACAGGGATTTTGATTTTCATCTCTGTTTTCGAACGAAAGGTCTGGATCCTTGGAGACCAGGGCATCAACACCAAGGTGTCAAAAGACCAGTGGGATAAAATCATCCGCATGATTACAAATGGCATTCAACAGAAAAATCAGGCAGCAGCCATCTGCCAGGCGGTCAAAGAAGCCGGACAACTGCTCAAGACACATTTCCCCATCCGTTCCGATGATCAAAATGAGCTGAAAAACCTGATTGTGGAACAAAATTGA
- a CDS encoding DMT family transporter encodes MNNGKISLTAGLLLLLVCAIWGGNAVSIKFSNQGIPPLLAATIRSVAAGFLVLLWAKFKGQRVLFPKGARRHGVMIGLLFGLDFLFLYWSIVFTTASRATIFLYSHPFWVALGAHFFVDQDRLHPVKAAGLILAFAGLWMVFRIQSPLLPENNWIGDVMSLAAAVFWATTTLYIKRISQTVTVSHYQTLFSQLVFAIPILLAGSLLFEQDYTIVPAAGVLWAMAYQIVVVAFFSYTLWFWMIHNFAVSGLTAFTFLAPLFGVFFGAVILSEPAGIMVWLGLALVCAGIYLVNRSPKNRSCG; translated from the coding sequence TTGAATAATGGAAAAATATCTCTGACCGCCGGTCTTCTGCTGTTGCTGGTCTGTGCCATCTGGGGCGGTAATGCGGTCAGCATCAAATTCAGCAACCAGGGGATACCCCCGTTGCTTGCGGCCACCATCCGGTCCGTGGCAGCCGGGTTTCTGGTGCTGCTCTGGGCCAAATTCAAGGGACAGCGCGTTCTTTTTCCCAAAGGCGCCCGAAGACATGGTGTGATGATCGGTCTGCTGTTCGGGCTTGATTTTTTGTTTTTATACTGGAGTATTGTGTTTACCACCGCTTCCAGGGCCACCATTTTTTTGTATTCCCATCCGTTCTGGGTGGCCCTGGGCGCCCATTTTTTCGTGGACCAGGACCGGCTGCATCCCGTGAAAGCGGCCGGGCTGATACTGGCATTTGCCGGGTTGTGGATGGTTTTCAGGATTCAGTCTCCCCTGCTGCCGGAAAACAACTGGATCGGGGATGTGATGTCTTTGGCCGCAGCCGTTTTCTGGGCCACGACCACATTGTATATCAAACGGATCAGCCAGACCGTGACCGTCAGTCATTACCAGACCCTGTTTTCACAACTGGTGTTTGCCATTCCGATTCTGCTGGCAGGATCACTCCTGTTTGAACAGGATTATACCATTGTCCCGGCTGCCGGGGTTCTGTGGGCAATGGCATATCAGATTGTCGTGGTGGCCTTTTTCAGTTACACCCTCTGGTTCTGGATGATTCACAATTTTGCGGTCAGCGGGCTGACCGCATTCACTTTTCTGGCCCCTTTGTTCGGTGTTTTTTTCGGTGCCGTGATTCTGTCTGAACCCGCAGGCATCATGGTCTGGTTGGGCCTGGCCCTGGTCTGTGCCGGCATTTACCTGGTGAACCGGTCTCCGAAGAACAGGTCGTGTGGATGA
- a CDS encoding DUF6951 family protein, with amino-acid sequence MTTVEINAGICGFTTLVYAEKTNGYNALFRLESQCPNWQKVNELLGGQEMDLMAELFKNRQTGEFHSILLETVLKTIPHISCPVISGIFKALEVSAGLALPKDAAICFKE; translated from the coding sequence ATGACAACCGTTGAAATAAATGCCGGCATCTGCGGCTTTACCACTTTGGTGTATGCAGAAAAAACAAATGGTTATAACGCTTTGTTCAGACTGGAAAGCCAGTGTCCCAACTGGCAGAAGGTCAATGAGCTTCTGGGCGGCCAGGAGATGGATTTGATGGCGGAACTGTTTAAAAACAGGCAGACCGGGGAGTTTCATTCCATCCTGCTGGAGACCGTGTTAAAAACCATCCCCCACATTTCCTGCCCGGTTATATCCGGGATTTTCAAGGCCCTGGAGGTGAGTGCCGGACTGGCCCTGCCCAAAGATGCGGCCATCTGCTTCAAAGAATAG